The Amycolatopsis viridis genome window below encodes:
- a CDS encoding LysR family transcriptional regulator, translating into MAFTDASLTALRVFREVAERGTLTAAAAALGYTQSAVSRQIAALERAAGAPLLERRHDGVRLTAAGRVVVRRAASVVDQIDATARELAGLPDERATVRLGWFPSAGATLVPRALAAVRAAHPGITVITREGSTPALVRALRAGTLDLALLAAAPPFRPPDDETPALVLSTLAERSQCLAVPAAHPLARGEFVDIADLRGQRWIAGTGRDGLMGVWPGLDERAEVTHTARDWLAKLHLVAAGCGITTVPASLAAVVPPGVRVLPVHGGPAEQRRLMLARMPGALPEAAVWVAEAVSAVMVDGGTVGRD; encoded by the coding sequence ATGGCCTTCACCGATGCGTCGCTGACCGCGCTGCGCGTCTTCCGGGAGGTGGCCGAGCGGGGGACGCTCACCGCGGCGGCGGCCGCGCTCGGCTACACCCAGTCCGCCGTCTCCCGGCAGATCGCGGCGCTGGAACGGGCGGCGGGGGCGCCCCTGCTGGAGCGGCGCCACGACGGGGTGCGGCTGACCGCCGCGGGGCGTGTCGTGGTCCGCCGCGCCGCGAGTGTCGTCGACCAGATCGACGCCACCGCCCGCGAGCTGGCCGGGCTGCCCGACGAGCGGGCCACCGTGCGGCTCGGGTGGTTCCCCAGCGCCGGAGCCACGCTGGTACCGCGCGCGCTCGCCGCGGTGCGCGCCGCTCATCCCGGGATCACCGTGATCACGCGGGAGGGCAGCACCCCCGCGCTGGTGCGGGCGTTGCGGGCCGGCACGCTGGACCTGGCGCTGCTCGCCGCCGCACCGCCGTTCCGCCCGCCGGATGACGAAACGCCGGCACTGGTGCTGTCCACGCTGGCCGAACGCAGCCAGTGCCTGGCCGTGCCTGCCGCGCACCCGCTCGCTCGCGGTGAGTTCGTCGACATCGCGGACCTGCGCGGGCAACGGTGGATCGCGGGCACCGGGCGGGACGGGCTGATGGGGGTGTGGCCGGGGCTGGACGAGCGGGCGGAGGTCACGCACACGGCGCGCGACTGGCTGGCGAAGCTGCACCTGGTCGCCGCCGGCTGCGGCATCACGACGGTGCCCGCGTCGCTCGCGGCGGTGGTGCCACCCGGCGTGCGGGTCCTGCCGGTGCACGGCGGCCCGGCCGAACAACGGCGGCTGATGCTGGCCCGGATGCCCGGCGCGCTGCCGGAGGCCGCGGTGTGGGTGGCCGAAGCCGTGAGCGCGGTGATGGTCGACGGCGGCACCGTCGGGCGGGACTGA
- a CDS encoding SDR family NAD(P)-dependent oxidoreductase encodes MNETPKVAVVTGATQGLGLALVEGLAQRLSPADTVYLTGRDAGRVQEAVEAAPAGGAQIRGEVFDVADPDAAGRFAGLLRERHGGVDIVFGNAVMRVGPDDDPRDVIEPYTQVNNFGTTRLLRAFAPLVRDGGSLIVVASSLGTLNQLAPVLHRRFDGLTTLEEVDEQVAAWRDAVADGSARAGAWPGFVNIPSKIGQVAAVRALAAQRRADDLARGILVAAVCPGMINTPTSALWWDVSEAATPAQAAVPLLDLALEPVKPEQYGELVRHGQVVPWSPRYHQS; translated from the coding sequence ATGAACGAAACACCGAAGGTCGCCGTCGTCACCGGAGCCACCCAGGGCCTGGGTCTCGCCCTCGTGGAAGGGCTCGCGCAGCGACTGTCCCCCGCCGACACCGTCTACCTCACCGGCCGCGACGCCGGCCGCGTGCAGGAGGCGGTGGAGGCGGCGCCCGCGGGCGGCGCTCAGATCCGCGGCGAAGTCTTCGACGTCGCCGACCCGGACGCCGCCGGCCGGTTCGCCGGTCTGCTGCGCGAGCGGCACGGCGGTGTCGACATCGTGTTCGGCAACGCCGTGATGCGGGTGGGCCCGGACGACGATCCGCGCGACGTCATCGAGCCTTACACCCAGGTGAACAACTTCGGCACCACCCGCCTGCTGCGCGCGTTCGCACCGCTCGTCCGGGACGGAGGCAGCCTGATCGTCGTGGCCAGCAGCCTCGGGACGCTGAACCAGCTCGCGCCCGTGCTGCACCGCCGGTTCGACGGCCTGACCACGCTCGAGGAGGTGGACGAGCAGGTCGCCGCGTGGCGGGACGCGGTCGCCGACGGGAGCGCCCGTGCCGGCGCGTGGCCCGGGTTCGTGAACATCCCGTCGAAGATCGGTCAGGTCGCCGCGGTGCGCGCGCTCGCCGCGCAGCGGCGCGCCGACGACCTCGCGCGCGGCATCCTCGTCGCGGCGGTGTGCCCCGGGATGATCAACACTCCGACGTCCGCGTTGTGGTGGGACGTGAGCGAGGCAGCGACGCCCGCCCAGGCCGCGGTCCCGCTGCTGGACCTCGCGCTGGAGCCGGTGAAGCCGGAGCAGTACGGCGAGCTCGTGCGGCACGGGCAGGTGGTGCCGTGGTCGCCGCGATATCATCAGTCCTGA